The following are encoded together in the Pseudomonas sp. IB20 genome:
- a CDS encoding GntT/GntP/DsdX family permease, with translation MELSTAAWMVHDTRLMFCVLLAIVSIIVLISATKLPPFLSILIGTFIAGVGAGLPPEEVAKAFSKGAGAILGEAGIIIALGSMLGALMAESGAADRIATTLLGLGKGKSLPWVMALVAMVIGLPLFFEVGLVMMVPIIFVMAKRSNQPLLKIAIPALAGMTTLHALMPPHPGPLIAVSALHADLGLTMLLGFCLAVPAVILAGPLYGNWLSKRLHVDEPADIGALFSAPPKAPRQPSFGVSLLIILLPVILMLGSTLAKVAMSPENPVALTLKFLGEPLIALGLAVIAAVICLGWAAGMPRSDVGNTLRKALAPIAVLLLTIGAGGGLKQTLLDAGVSQTISKVAEGAHMPYLLLAWLIAVALRQATGSATVATTTTAGILAPMMAGLAATQSSLVALAIGAGSVFFCHVNDAGFWMVREYFGLQLKQTIWVWSVLQTIVSVVGLVGTLVLWHFLT, from the coding sequence TTGGAGTTATCGACTGCCGCGTGGATGGTTCACGACACCCGCCTTATGTTCTGCGTGCTGCTGGCGATCGTCAGCATCATTGTGTTGATCAGCGCGACCAAGCTGCCGCCGTTCCTGTCGATTCTGATCGGTACGTTTATCGCCGGTGTCGGCGCCGGGTTGCCCCCGGAAGAAGTCGCCAAAGCCTTCAGCAAAGGCGCCGGGGCGATCCTCGGTGAAGCCGGGATCATCATCGCCCTGGGCTCGATGCTCGGTGCGTTGATGGCCGAATCCGGCGCGGCCGACCGCATTGCCACCACCCTGCTCGGGCTGGGCAAAGGCAAGTCGCTGCCCTGGGTAATGGCGCTGGTCGCCATGGTGATCGGCCTGCCGCTGTTCTTCGAAGTCGGCTTGGTGATGATGGTGCCGATCATCTTCGTGATGGCCAAACGCTCGAACCAACCACTGCTGAAAATCGCGATCCCGGCGCTGGCCGGCATGACCACCCTGCACGCCCTGATGCCACCGCATCCGGGCCCGCTGATTGCGGTGAGCGCGCTGCACGCCGACCTGGGCCTGACTATGCTGCTGGGCTTTTGCCTGGCGGTGCCGGCGGTGATTCTCGCGGGCCCGCTCTACGGCAACTGGCTGTCCAAACGCCTGCACGTGGATGAACCGGCCGACATCGGCGCGCTGTTCAGCGCACCGCCCAAGGCGCCACGCCAGCCGAGTTTCGGGGTGTCGTTGCTGATCATCTTGCTGCCGGTGATTCTGATGCTCGGCAGCACCTTGGCCAAGGTTGCGATGTCGCCGGAAAACCCGGTGGCATTGACCTTGAAATTCCTCGGTGAGCCGCTGATCGCACTTGGCCTGGCCGTCATCGCCGCTGTGATCTGCCTGGGCTGGGCCGCCGGTATGCCACGCAGCGACGTCGGCAACACCCTGCGCAAAGCCCTCGCGCCTATCGCCGTGCTGCTGTTGACCATCGGTGCCGGCGGCGGCCTCAAGCAAACCCTGCTGGACGCCGGCGTCAGCCAGACTATCAGCAAGGTCGCCGAAGGCGCACACATGCCCTACTTGCTGCTGGCATGGTTGATCGCCGTGGCCCTGCGCCAGGCCACCGGCTCGGCGACCGTTGCTACCACTACCACGGCGGGCATTCTCGCACCGATGATGGCGGGTTTGGCGGCGACCCAGAGTTCATTGGTAGCGCTGGCGATTGGCGCCGGCTCGGTGTTCTTCTGCCACGTCAACGACGCCGGGTTCTGGATGGTGCGGGAGTACTTTGGCTTGCAGCTGAAGCAGACGATCTGGGTGTGGTCGGTGTTGCAGACCATCGTTTCCGTCGTCGGCTTGGTGGGTACGTTGGTGCTGTGGCACTTTCTGACTTAA
- a CDS encoding cation diffusion facilitator family transporter — protein sequence MSAGHNHAQVRAGHERKLWMALGLTGSFMIAEVIGAFVTGSLALLSDAAHMMTDTLAMAISLVAIQMAKRAADRKRTFGYARFEILAASFNALLLFAVAFYILYEAYQRLQAPPEIQSTGMLVIAVLGLIINLISMRLLSAGSGESLNVKGAYLEVWSDMLGSIGVIIAALVIMLTGWGWVDSLVAAGIGFWVLPRTWILLKESMNVLLQGVPDGIDIDQVEQGIRNVPGVKDVHDLHIWALTSGKNVLSAHLVADSALGTEQQILTLVTELLHEQFDISHVTLQVEGEGFEHDEHDDVHA from the coding sequence ATGAGCGCCGGACACAATCACGCCCAGGTACGCGCAGGTCACGAACGCAAGTTGTGGATGGCGCTCGGCTTAACCGGGAGTTTTATGATCGCCGAGGTCATCGGCGCCTTCGTCACCGGCAGCCTGGCGCTGTTGTCCGACGCGGCCCACATGATGACGGACACCCTGGCGATGGCGATTTCCCTGGTTGCCATCCAGATGGCCAAGCGCGCCGCTGACCGTAAGCGCACCTTCGGGTATGCGCGTTTCGAAATTCTGGCGGCGTCGTTCAATGCGCTGCTGCTGTTTGCCGTGGCCTTTTACATTCTGTATGAGGCCTATCAACGGCTGCAGGCGCCGCCTGAAATCCAGTCCACCGGCATGCTGGTGATCGCGGTGTTGGGGCTGATCATCAACTTGATTTCGATGCGCCTGCTCAGTGCCGGCAGCGGCGAAAGTCTCAACGTCAAAGGCGCCTACCTGGAAGTGTGGAGCGACATGCTCGGCTCCATTGGCGTGATCATCGCGGCGCTGGTGATCATGCTCACCGGTTGGGGCTGGGTCGATTCCTTGGTGGCGGCAGGGATTGGTTTCTGGGTATTACCACGCACCTGGATCTTGCTGAAGGAAAGCATGAACGTGCTGCTGCAAGGCGTGCCCGACGGCATTGATATTGATCAGGTCGAGCAGGGCATCCGCAACGTGCCTGGGGTCAAGGACGTGCACGACCTGCATATCTGGGCCCTGACCAGTGGCAAGAATGTGCTGAGTGCGCACTTGGTGGCGGACTCGGCGCTGGGCACCGAACAACAAATCCTCACGCTGGTGACGGAGTTGCTGCACGAACAATTCGATATTTCCCACGTCACTTTGCAGGTGGAAGGCGAGGGGTTTGAGCACGATGAACATGACGACGTGCATGCCTGA
- a CDS encoding MFS transporter, which produces MTATFSPQAQRFSRSDYKTLGLAALGGALEIYDFIIFVFFALTLSQLFFPPEMPEWLRLLQSFGIFVTGYLARPLGGILMAHFADHLGRKRVFSLSILMMALPCLLIGIMPTYAQIGYFAPLILLVLRVLQGAAVGGEVPSAWTFVAEHAPTQHRGYALGFLQAGLTFGYLLGALTATLLAQVFTPAEILDYAWRFPFLLGGVFGVIGVWLRRWLNETPVFLEMQARRQAAAELPLRTVLRDHRAVLLPAMILTCVLTSAVVVLVVITPTMMQKTFGMSPSHTFALSALGIVFLNIGCVLAGLLVDRIGAWRAVQVYSLLLPVGIAVLYASLINGGVWLGAAYAVAGLSCGVVGAVPSVMVGLFPAQVRVSGISFTYNIAYALWASTTPLLLIALMPTSPWICVGYCVVMGAVGVASVAIFGKRHTLAS; this is translated from the coding sequence ATGACTGCCACCTTTTCTCCACAGGCGCAGCGTTTTTCCCGCTCCGACTACAAAACCCTGGGCTTGGCCGCCCTCGGCGGCGCCCTGGAAATCTACGACTTCATCATCTTCGTATTCTTTGCGCTGACCCTCAGCCAGCTGTTTTTCCCGCCAGAAATGCCCGAGTGGCTGCGCCTGCTGCAAAGCTTCGGCATCTTCGTCACCGGCTACCTGGCGCGCCCGCTGGGCGGCATTTTGATGGCGCACTTCGCCGATCACCTGGGGCGCAAACGCGTGTTCAGTCTGAGCATCCTGATGATGGCCTTGCCCTGCCTGCTGATCGGGATCATGCCGACCTACGCGCAAATCGGTTATTTCGCCCCATTGATCCTGCTGGTGCTGCGCGTGCTGCAAGGCGCGGCAGTGGGCGGCGAGGTGCCCAGCGCCTGGACTTTCGTCGCCGAACACGCGCCAACCCAGCATCGTGGCTATGCCCTGGGCTTCCTGCAGGCCGGCCTGACCTTCGGCTACCTGCTCGGCGCATTGACTGCCACCCTGCTGGCGCAAGTTTTCACCCCCGCTGAAATCCTCGATTACGCCTGGCGCTTCCCGTTCCTGCTCGGTGGTGTGTTCGGCGTGATCGGCGTGTGGCTGCGCCGCTGGCTCAACGAAACCCCGGTGTTCCTCGAAATGCAGGCGCGTCGCCAGGCCGCCGCCGAACTGCCTCTGCGCACCGTGCTGCGCGACCATCGCGCCGTGTTGCTGCCGGCGATGATCCTCACCTGCGTGCTCACCTCGGCGGTGGTGGTGCTGGTGGTCATCACCCCAACCATGATGCAAAAAACCTTCGGCATGAGCCCCAGCCACACCTTCGCCTTGAGCGCATTGGGCATCGTCTTCCTGAATATCGGCTGTGTCCTGGCCGGCCTGCTGGTGGACCGCATCGGCGCCTGGCGCGCGGTGCAGGTCTACAGCTTGTTGCTGCCGGTGGGCATTGCGGTGCTGTACGCCAGCCTGATCAACGGCGGCGTATGGCTGGGCGCGGCATATGCCGTGGCGGGCTTGAGTTGCGGCGTAGTGGGCGCGGTGCCGTCGGTGATGGTCGGCCTATTCCCGGCGCAGGTGCGGGTGTCGGGAATTTCCTTCACCTACAACATTGCCTACGCGTTGTGGGCGAGTACTACGCCGCTGCTGTTGATTGCGCTGATGCCTACCAGCCCGTGGATTTGCGTGGGCTATTGCGTGGTGATGGGCGCGGTGGGGGTGGCGAGTGTGGCGATTTTTGGTAAGCGCCACACCTTGGCCTCCTGA